In Arcanobacterium canis, the sequence CAGGTTCCGCTGGGGTCAACGTACCTGGCGAAGCCAATTCTTGAAGGGGACGAGAAGGCGTGGATGCTCTCCACTGGCCGCGTCTCGACAAAACCTGGTGTTGAAGGCGCCCGTTTTGCTGAAGAAGTCCTCTTTATTGGCACGAATTTTGAGTTCCCTACTTTCAATCCGAATGCGACATTTATTGATGCCAATCTACGTCCGTCGGTGTTGGGGGATCGACACCCAGCATATTTGGGTGTCCTTGCTGATGCGCCAACGTTCCTTCGTCAGCTTCTGGCCGAGGTGAGGAAGCGTAAGGAACAAGGCGAGGATCTCACGAGTGCTCATCAGCTGTGGTACAACGCAATGGTTCGTAACCGCGCACAGTGGGATGCCTGGATTGCGAAGAATGCCGAACGTAGGAATGAGTCTCCTGCGCGATTCGAACCGATCTACAAGGTGATCAACGAACACGCAGCTGACAACGCCATCTTTGGCGTTGATGTCGGCAACGTCAATATTGCGACGGCTCGTTTCTTGAACATGGGTAAAGAGCGGACGTTCACGACGTCGCCTTTGTATGCAACGATGGGCTACGGTATTCCGGCCGGTCTCGCTGCCGCGAAGGCATTTCCTGATCGCGAGATTTGGACCCTTTCCGGTGACGGCGCGTTTGCGATGATGAGCCAGGATCTTGTTGCTCAGCGCGACGAGCATACACCTGTGATTAATGTGGTTTTCACGAATAAATCGCTGGGATTCATTGAGGCTGAGCAGGACGATACCAACCAGCCTCATTCGGGTATCGATTTGTCGGATATTGATTTCGCTAAGGTGGCCGAAGGCTTTGGTGTGAAGGGTTACACCGTTCATACTGGTGCTGAGTTTGAACAGGTGATCAAGGAAGTCAAGGGCACGAAAGAACCGGTAGTGATCGATGTGAAGATCACGAATGACCGACTTCTCCCTGTCGAGCGTTTTGCTCGCGGGGATGATGACGCTACTGCTTTCCTCCGTGAATACGACGCCGAAGATCTGACGCCGATTGCTCAGATTCTTGACGAGCTTGAAGCTGGTCAAGTTAGCGGTGGGAAGAAGCTAGAGAAGTCAGTTTCCGATATCTGATCTTGTACCGCGTCGTTGAGACGTAGCGAGATGTGATTGCACAGATAAATGTGTGGCGCGATGAGCAAAAGCTTGTCGCGCCACACGTTTTTGGGGGCTAAAGTCCCAGATTTGAGGAAAATTTGATCTGACACTTGCATTGAAATTGGCGTGAATCACATCTCAACTCTCGTAAACTCAAGGTTTTCGGGGTGGAAAATTTTTTCAGGTGGTACATCTGTGCCGTATGAATTTTTGCTGAAAATGAGGAATTTATGGCGCAATATATTTATTAGTTGGTACATTTGTGCCAACACAAAGACGTGTGGGAATCGCAAAGGAGCGACCACCATTACTCAAGGGGGAGTCATGAAACCTCATGTAGCTTCTGAAACCGCCCCGTTGAAGCAAGTCATGCTTCACCGGCCAGGAACGGAAATGCTCCGTCTCACGCCGTCAAATAAAGACAAGCTTTTGTTTGACGACATCCTCTGGCTTGAAAAAGCCCGCGAAGAACACGATGTGTTCGCAAAAGAACTCACCGATCGAGGCATCGAAGTTCTCTACTTCCAAGAGCTCCTCGCACAAACGCTCGATATCCCTGAAGCCCGAGCCTCAGCTCTCCAACGAATTTTCACGGAGGAATCAATAGGTTTTGGAGCAGTAGACGCTGTCGCTAACTACTGTGAGCAGCTTCCATCAGATGACCTCGCTGCTCTTCTGATCGGTGGCATGACCAAGCGAGAGCTTTTCGAACGAATCCCAAGAACCACGTCGGTATCGATGGAAGCGATCGACGACGACGATTTCGTCCTTGCGCCTTTGCCGAATCATCTCTTTACTCGCGATACCTCATGTTGGATCTACGATGGCGTATCGATCAACGCAATGAGAATGTCGGCTCGTCGTCGGGAGACCATCAACGCGGAGGTCATCTACCGTTACCATCCACGCTTCACCGAGTACGGACCACACATTCACTCAAACGGTCTTGAAGCTGGTGACGCCACTGTGGAAGGCGGAGACGTCCACATCATCGGCAACAAATCGGTCCTCATCGGAATGAGTGAACGTACCTGTCCCCAGGGTGTAGAGCGTTTGGCCGCGCGGCTTTTCGCCTCGGGCCAAGTTGAGCGAGTGGTCGCCCTTGAAATGCCTAAGAGCCGAGCACAGATGCACCTTGATACCGTGATGAGCATGGCGGATCCGGAGACCTTCGTTAAGTATCCAGGGCTGGGAATGTTGCGCTCGCAGGTGATCCGCCCGGGGAGAACTCCAAAAGAACTCGATGTCACCGTTCACGATCCATCCCAAATGCACGACGTGATCGCTCAGGCTCTCGGCCTTGAGTCGATTCGCGTACTTGAACCACCCTTCGACGCTCTGACTTCTGAGCGTGAACAGTGGAATGACGGATCAAATGTCCTGGCAATCGCCCCCGGTGTGGTTGTCACCTATGAACGCAATACTCCAACAAATGACTTCCTTGCAGAAAATGGCCTCGAAGTTGTGGCCATTCCGGGCAACGAACTCGGACGCGGGCGAGGAGGCCCGCGTTGCATGAGTTGCCCCATTGTTCGCGAAGACATCTGAACTAACCCCTATCCCAACACACGAAAGGTACGATGATGGACAACACATTTACTGGACGCCACTTCCTCAAGGAAATTGACTTCACCCCCGCCGAATGGCGTAAATTGCTCGAACTTTCCGCAAAGCTCAAAGCTGATAAGAAAGCGGGAAAAGAAGAGAAACACCTTGTTGGTAAGAACATCGCGTTGATTTTCGAGAAGACCTCTACCCGTACCCGCTGCTCGTTCGAAGTAGCCGCATACGATCAAGGTGCTCAAGTCACTTACCTCGATCCGTCAGGTTCGCAGATGGGGCACAAGGAGTCTGTGGCTGATACGGCTCGAGTCCTCGGACGCATGTTTGACGGTATCGAGTTCCGCGGCAAGAAGCAGGAGCACGTGGAGATGCTTGCCGAGCTTTCTGGAGTTCCGGTGTGGAACGGCTTGACTGACGAGTGGCATCCAACCCAGATGCTCGCTGATCAGCTGACGATGATCGAGGCATCGGGCAAGGATATTTCCGAAATCTCGATGGCATACGTCGGCGACGCACGAAACAACGTGGGTAATTCACTACTGGTTTCCTGCGCAATGATGGGAATGGATGTGCGCATGGTGGCTCCGAAAGAGCTGCAGAATGCCCCTGAAATCGTCGAACTGGCACAGAAGCTTGCGCAAGCCGAAGGCGGCAAGGTGCTCATCACCGACGATGTCGCTGAAGGCGTGAAGGGTGCCGACTTCATCTACACCGACATCTGGGTCTCGATGGGTGAGCCGAAAGAAGTATGGGATGAGCGCATCGCTCTTCTGCGCGATTACCAAGTCAACGCAGACCT encodes:
- a CDS encoding arginine deiminase, coding for MKPHVASETAPLKQVMLHRPGTEMLRLTPSNKDKLLFDDILWLEKAREEHDVFAKELTDRGIEVLYFQELLAQTLDIPEARASALQRIFTEESIGFGAVDAVANYCEQLPSDDLAALLIGGMTKRELFERIPRTTSVSMEAIDDDDFVLAPLPNHLFTRDTSCWIYDGVSINAMRMSARRRETINAEVIYRYHPRFTEYGPHIHSNGLEAGDATVEGGDVHIIGNKSVLIGMSERTCPQGVERLAARLFASGQVERVVALEMPKSRAQMHLDTVMSMADPETFVKYPGLGMLRSQVIRPGRTPKELDVTVHDPSQMHDVIAQALGLESIRVLEPPFDALTSEREQWNDGSNVLAIAPGVVVTYERNTPTNDFLAENGLEVVAIPGNELGRGRGGPRCMSCPIVREDI
- the argF gene encoding ornithine carbamoyltransferase gives rise to the protein MDNTFTGRHFLKEIDFTPAEWRKLLELSAKLKADKKAGKEEKHLVGKNIALIFEKTSTRTRCSFEVAAYDQGAQVTYLDPSGSQMGHKESVADTARVLGRMFDGIEFRGKKQEHVEMLAELSGVPVWNGLTDEWHPTQMLADQLTMIEASGKDISEISMAYVGDARNNVGNSLLVSCAMMGMDVRMVAPKELQNAPEIVELAQKLAQAEGGKVLITDDVAEGVKGADFIYTDIWVSMGEPKEVWDERIALLRDYQVNADLMEKAGSQAKFLHCLPSFHDRNTTVGEDIYQRTGLDGLEVTNDVFESPASIVFDQAENRMHTIKAVMVATLGS
- the spxB gene encoding pyruvate oxidase, with product MATTIAAGDAMMKVLEAYGVKNIYGLPGGSLDSTMNALYNFRDRIHYVGVRHEEAGALAAVAEAKLTGRIGVTLGSAGPGAVHLLNGLYDAKIDNIPLLAIIGQVPTFNMNKDYFQEMPENPIFADVSVYNRTVMTAAQLPMVIDKAISAAYEKKGVAVVVIPKDLAWTEIEDTYIPSAGTFSAAHWDRSAREEDVKKAADLLIHGKRPYIYFGQGAKGAADELRELSDLLQVPLGSTYLAKPILEGDEKAWMLSTGRVSTKPGVEGARFAEEVLFIGTNFEFPTFNPNATFIDANLRPSVLGDRHPAYLGVLADAPTFLRQLLAEVRKRKEQGEDLTSAHQLWYNAMVRNRAQWDAWIAKNAERRNESPARFEPIYKVINEHAADNAIFGVDVGNVNIATARFLNMGKERTFTTSPLYATMGYGIPAGLAAAKAFPDREIWTLSGDGAFAMMSQDLVAQRDEHTPVINVVFTNKSLGFIEAEQDDTNQPHSGIDLSDIDFAKVAEGFGVKGYTVHTGAEFEQVIKEVKGTKEPVVIDVKITNDRLLPVERFARGDDDATAFLREYDAEDLTPIAQILDELEAGQVSGGKKLEKSVSDI